The Kineococcus rhizosphaerae genome has a window encoding:
- a CDS encoding carbohydrate ABC transporter permease, with protein MSATLTPGQVGAAAPTTSTRPVESRWERIAPYGYVAPFYLLFAVFGLMPLLFTFYVSLFDWNPIGAHTFVGLDNFRKLADDPRFWNAFRNTFSIWLMSTVPQLLLALVLAQVLNSARLRFANLFRMSMLLPYITSVAATTIVFAQLFDRDYGLLNWFIGLLGFQHIDFMSTALSSHVLISVMVIWRWFGYNTLLYLASLQAVPRDLYEAAAVDGAGPVKQFRHITLPALRPVIVFTVITSTIGGLQIFTEPLLLSGGLLTCGSARQCQTLSLFLFEQGFGSFKFGYGSAIGVALFVIIVVIAFVNYLLSSRLGNREGKAVR; from the coding sequence ATGAGCGCCACCCTGACGCCGGGGCAGGTGGGGGCCGCGGCCCCCACCACCTCGACCCGGCCCGTGGAGAGCCGCTGGGAGCGGATCGCGCCCTACGGCTACGTCGCCCCGTTCTACCTGCTCTTCGCGGTCTTCGGCCTCATGCCGCTGCTGTTCACCTTCTACGTCTCGCTCTTCGACTGGAACCCCATCGGGGCGCACACCTTCGTCGGCCTGGACAACTTCCGGAAGCTGGCCGACGACCCGAGGTTCTGGAACGCCTTCCGCAACACCTTCAGCATCTGGCTGATGTCCACCGTGCCGCAGCTCCTCCTGGCGCTCGTGCTGGCCCAGGTCCTCAACTCGGCCCGGCTGCGGTTCGCGAACCTCTTCCGCATGTCGATGCTGCTGCCCTACATCACCTCGGTGGCGGCCACGACGATCGTGTTCGCCCAGCTCTTCGACCGCGACTACGGCCTGCTGAACTGGTTCATCGGCCTGCTCGGCTTCCAGCACATCGACTTCATGTCGACCGCGCTCAGCAGCCACGTGCTCATCTCGGTCATGGTCATCTGGCGCTGGTTCGGCTACAACACCCTGCTCTACCTGGCGTCCCTGCAGGCCGTGCCCCGCGACCTCTACGAGGCGGCCGCCGTGGACGGGGCCGGCCCCGTCAAGCAGTTCCGGCACATCACGCTGCCCGCCCTGCGACCCGTCATCGTCTTCACGGTGATCACGTCGACCATCGGTGGTCTGCAGATCTTCACCGAGCCCCTGCTGCTGTCCGGCGGCCTGCTCACCTGCGGTTCGGCGCGCCAGTGCCAGACGCTCTCGCTGTTCCTGTTCGAGCAGGGCTTCGGGTCGTTCAAGTTCGGGTACGGCTCCGCGATCGGGGTCGCCCTGTTCGTCATCATCGTCGTGATCGCCTTCGTCAACTACCTGCTGTCCAGCCGGTTGGGCAACCGAGAGGGGAAGGCCGTCCGATGA
- a CDS encoding ABC transporter substrate-binding protein, with translation MNALPQLSMTRRRALALSAAVGGTALASTACSSGGSGGSGDPNTFDFWSFTGIGQKDDVAAYKKLAPEVNVKLTEVGSSTETAQALTTALAGGKVPDLCLIQATELPKFIENAGNFVDLGTLGADDLEGDYLDWVISQAKTSDDVLIGIPTDVGGMGVAYRTDFFAAAGLPTDRTEVGKLWPTWDDFIATGQKYTTATGKPFMDNANTTVFLQAVSQGAEQYYDDEGQPVYDTNPAVRESFDLALKAIAAKVTARLGTFTDGWTAALGKGDFAAMSAPSWMLGSIRSAAPDSKGKWDVAVIPGGSGNWGGSYLVIPARAANPKAAWNYVKTMQSPEQQLQHFLTSGSLPTTPSNYEKPELTGYTDPFFGNAPTGQIFTQSVLGLKAFKVGPNTGEISTAFLDALTGVEQDGAPADAAWDTAVKNAKTAIGA, from the coding sequence GTGAACGCGCTGCCCCAGCTGTCCATGACCCGTCGCCGTGCCCTGGCCCTGTCGGCCGCCGTCGGCGGCACGGCCCTCGCCTCGACGGCCTGCTCCTCGGGAGGTTCCGGGGGGTCCGGCGACCCGAACACCTTCGACTTCTGGTCCTTCACCGGGATCGGGCAGAAGGACGACGTCGCCGCGTACAAGAAGCTCGCCCCCGAGGTGAACGTCAAGCTCACCGAGGTCGGCAGCAGCACCGAGACCGCTCAGGCCCTCACCACGGCCCTGGCCGGCGGGAAGGTCCCCGACCTCTGCCTCATCCAGGCCACCGAACTGCCCAAGTTCATCGAGAACGCCGGCAACTTCGTCGACCTCGGGACCCTGGGGGCGGACGACCTCGAGGGCGACTACCTCGACTGGGTCATCTCCCAGGCCAAGACGAGCGACGACGTCCTCATCGGCATCCCCACCGACGTCGGCGGCATGGGCGTCGCCTACCGGACGGACTTCTTCGCCGCCGCAGGGCTGCCCACCGACCGGACCGAGGTGGGCAAGCTGTGGCCGACCTGGGACGACTTCATCGCCACCGGCCAGAAGTACACCACCGCCACCGGCAAGCCCTTCATGGACAACGCGAACACCACGGTGTTCCTGCAGGCCGTCTCCCAGGGCGCGGAGCAGTACTACGACGACGAGGGCCAGCCCGTCTACGACACGAACCCGGCGGTCCGCGAGTCCTTCGACCTGGCGCTGAAGGCCATCGCCGCCAAGGTGACCGCCCGCCTGGGCACGTTCACCGACGGCTGGACGGCGGCCCTGGGCAAGGGCGACTTCGCGGCCATGTCCGCACCGTCCTGGATGCTCGGTTCCATCCGCAGCGCCGCCCCGGACAGCAAGGGCAAGTGGGACGTCGCCGTCATCCCCGGCGGCAGCGGGAACTGGGGCGGCAGCTACCTCGTCATCCCCGCCCGCGCGGCGAACCCGAAGGCGGCGTGGAACTACGTCAAGACGATGCAGTCCCCCGAGCAGCAGCTCCAGCACTTCCTCACCAGCGGTTCGCTGCCGACCACCCCGTCGAACTACGAGAAGCCCGAGCTGACGGGGTACACCGACCCGTTCTTCGGCAACGCCCCGACGGGGCAGATCTTCACCCAGTCGGTGCTCGGCCTGAAGGCCTTCAAGGTCGGTCCCAACACCGGTGAGATCAGCACCGCGTTCCTGGACGCCCTCACCGGCGTCGAGCAGGACGGCGCCCCCGCCGACGCGGCCTGGGACACCGCCGTCAAGAACGCCAAGACGGCGATCGGCGCCTGA
- a CDS encoding alpha-N-arabinofuranosidase, whose protein sequence is MNDTQTTTDPGPGTSRRVQAVLDADLPGPRISRHLYGHFAEHLGRCIYGGFWVGEDSDVPHEGGIRLDVVEALRALDIPNLRWPGGCFADTYHWRDGVGPRDQRPAMVNSHWGDVVEDNAFGTHEFMALCELLGTDPYVSANVGSGTVREAAEWIEYLTRSDDSPMARLRRENGRDEPWKVPFWGLGNEPWGCGGGMSSGAYAELARQYGTYSLDHGDNHLYRIAAGAADADYRWTEVLMQNLGRYLGAGRVSGHGANTYQAISFHHYTIVGENWDAKGSATEFDADEYYRTMVKATEIERIIAGHANVMDAYDPDKRVGLVLDEWGTWFDVEPGTNPGFLFQQNTMRDALVASVHFDAFHRHADRLVMANIAQTVNVLQAMLLTDGDALVLTPSYHVFAMNKGHHDAASLPLTVRGNGPSRTVGQDELPTFSASASTKDGQVLLSLTNLDADEPLDVEIDVRGAAAGTPVGRLLTAPEIAAHNTASATPVQVRPLDDVSLTDGTLRVTLPAHSFATVSFATRD, encoded by the coding sequence CTGAACGACACCCAGACCACCACCGACCCGGGACCGGGCACGTCCCGGCGCGTCCAGGCCGTCCTGGACGCGGACCTGCCCGGCCCGCGCATCAGCCGGCACCTGTACGGGCACTTCGCCGAGCACCTCGGCCGCTGCATCTACGGCGGGTTCTGGGTCGGGGAGGACTCCGACGTGCCGCACGAGGGCGGCATCCGCCTCGACGTCGTGGAGGCGCTGCGGGCGCTCGACATCCCCAACCTGCGCTGGCCGGGCGGCTGCTTCGCCGACACCTACCACTGGCGCGACGGGGTGGGCCCGCGCGACCAGCGTCCCGCGATGGTGAACTCGCACTGGGGTGACGTCGTCGAGGACAACGCGTTCGGGACCCACGAGTTCATGGCGTTGTGCGAACTCCTCGGCACCGACCCCTACGTCTCGGCCAACGTCGGCAGCGGCACCGTCCGCGAGGCCGCCGAGTGGATCGAGTACCTCACCCGCTCCGACGACTCACCCATGGCCCGGTTGCGGCGCGAGAACGGGCGCGACGAACCCTGGAAGGTCCCGTTCTGGGGCCTGGGGAACGAACCGTGGGGCTGCGGCGGCGGGATGAGCTCGGGCGCCTACGCCGAGCTCGCGCGCCAGTACGGGACCTACAGCCTCGACCACGGCGACAATCACCTCTACCGGATCGCCGCCGGCGCCGCCGACGCGGACTACCGGTGGACCGAGGTCCTCATGCAGAACCTCGGGCGCTACCTGGGTGCCGGCCGCGTCAGCGGCCACGGTGCGAACACCTACCAGGCGATCTCGTTCCACCACTACACGATCGTCGGCGAGAACTGGGACGCCAAGGGTTCGGCCACCGAGTTCGACGCCGACGAGTACTACCGCACCATGGTCAAGGCCACCGAGATCGAGCGCATCATCGCCGGGCACGCGAACGTCATGGACGCCTACGACCCCGACAAGCGGGTCGGCCTCGTGCTCGACGAGTGGGGCACCTGGTTCGACGTCGAACCCGGGACGAACCCCGGGTTCTTGTTCCAGCAGAACACGATGCGCGACGCGCTCGTGGCCAGCGTGCACTTCGACGCGTTCCACCGCCACGCCGACCGCCTGGTCATGGCGAACATCGCCCAGACGGTGAACGTGCTGCAGGCCATGCTCCTCACCGACGGGGACGCCCTCGTCCTGACCCCCAGCTACCACGTGTTCGCGATGAACAAGGGGCACCACGACGCGGCGTCGTTGCCGCTGACGGTGCGCGGGAACGGCCCGAGCCGTACCGTCGGGCAGGACGAACTCCCCACGTTCTCCGCCTCGGCCAGCACCAAGGACGGTCAGGTCCTCCTCTCGCTGACCAACCTCGACGCCGACGAACCGCTCGACGTCGAGATCGACGTCCGCGGCGCCGCCGCCGGGACCCCCGTCGGCCGGCTCCTCACCGCACCGGAGATCGCCGCCCACAACACCGCCTCGGCCACGCCCGTCCAGGTCCGGCCGCTGGACGACGTCAGCCTCACCGACGGGACCCTGCGGGTCACGTTGCCCGCCCACAGCTTCGCCACGGTCAGCTTCGCCACCCGGGACTGA
- a CDS encoding LacI family DNA-binding transcriptional regulator, translated as MRDVAAEAGVSAMTVSNALTGRRPVSEPTRKLVLETVERLGYQVNVTARSLRQGRTGVVGIAVPTLDSHYYSRLSHLLIQAFAESGTASVVEETHASREGEIAAFRDSRLNAYDGLVIAALGLTEREIDALSRDVPVVVLGEQELHHTVDHVSMPNVAGAEAATRLLLDRGCRDLALVGFPSLDDRDELTQPEGAAFALRARGFSRALQGTGVSARAVHAGVTQAAGAQCVQDLLATGGVPDGVFCVTDTLAFGVVRELANHGVRVPDDVLVVGFDDVEDAQFHIPSLTSVAPDLDELIARTVHLLRQRIADPGTRPHEVTVSYRLVERESTRRPGR; from the coding sequence ATGCGCGACGTCGCGGCGGAGGCCGGCGTGTCGGCGATGACCGTGTCCAACGCGCTGACCGGGCGCCGGCCGGTGAGCGAGCCGACCCGCAAGCTGGTCCTGGAGACCGTCGAGCGCCTGGGCTACCAGGTGAACGTGACCGCCCGCAGCCTGCGCCAGGGCCGCACGGGGGTGGTCGGCATCGCGGTCCCCACCCTGGACAGCCACTACTACAGCCGGCTCAGCCACCTGCTCATCCAGGCCTTCGCCGAGTCGGGCACCGCGAGCGTCGTGGAGGAGACGCACGCCAGCCGGGAGGGGGAGATCGCCGCGTTCCGCGACTCCCGGCTCAACGCCTACGACGGCCTGGTGATCGCCGCCCTCGGACTGACCGAGCGCGAGATCGACGCCCTCAGCCGGGACGTGCCGGTGGTCGTGCTCGGCGAGCAGGAGCTGCACCACACCGTCGACCACGTCAGCATGCCCAACGTCGCCGGGGCCGAGGCCGCCACCCGGCTGCTGCTGGACCGGGGCTGCCGGGACCTGGCCCTTGTCGGGTTCCCCTCCCTGGACGACCGCGACGAGCTCACCCAGCCCGAGGGAGCCGCCTTCGCCCTGCGCGCGCGGGGTTTCAGCCGGGCGCTGCAGGGCACGGGCGTCTCGGCGCGGGCCGTGCACGCCGGGGTGACCCAGGCCGCGGGTGCGCAGTGCGTGCAGGACCTGCTCGCCACGGGCGGGGTCCCCGACGGCGTCTTCTGCGTCACCGACACCCTCGCCTTCGGCGTGGTGCGCGAACTGGCGAACCACGGGGTCCGGGTGCCCGACGACGTGCTGGTCGTGGGGTTCGACGACGTCGAGGACGCGCAGTTCCACATCCCGTCGCTGACCTCGGTCGCCCCCGACCTCGACGAGCTCATCGCACGGACCGTGCACCTGCTGCGGCAGCGCATCGCCGACCCCGGCACCCGCCCGCACGAGGTGACGGTCTCGTACCGGCTCGTCGAGCGGGAGTCGACCCGGCGGCCCGGCCGCTGA
- a CDS encoding DUF6807 family protein, whose protein sequence is MTRRSAAAGATISQVAAAAGVSSATVSRVMNGRATVAPDIADRVRAVAAELRYRPSNSARNLSLGRTGTVALVVPDIANPVFQQVMRGAVDVAEAAEHRVLVAETAGRAEREVEIVREARSRCDAVVLVSPAVPDQELRRLLVEVAPVVLVNRTVPGASAPSVSVDHGLGLHLLVEHLLGLGHRHLAHLAGPATAAASPERERTLQDAVRRWDDVRVTTLAAGSRLADGYAVADDVLETRATAVVAFNDLVAFGVLARLNETGVAVPDDLSVAGFDGIELGSFATPALTTASVDQADLGRRAMTRLLDLVGGRTDGDFGLDVLEPRLLVRSSTGPVPPARRPARPPASRAPRAALEHEPAHWVVEGTGARLHAAGTVLARLNDGSATPKVHSPRPFLHPVHTLAGFPVTASGSVLHRHQNGLSLALPDVDGTNHWGGRTYVDGQGPMLLMDHGRQEVDGLSVDPDGLTLAARVRWTGRGGDVQFVEDRRLGAQVVPEDETWFLHWHSTLVPERDTTLTSPVARGRPGAGYGGIFWRLAPADETTVFTDAGEGEPRVMGSRTPWLAFVRRHGQSLSSVLLVQTTTGDPHPWFARCSDYVAGGPAIAWDAPLVLPAHVPVDLGLTTVVVDRGLDRASAARLADEALARRA, encoded by the coding sequence GTGACGAGGCGGTCCGCGGCCGCCGGCGCGACCATCAGCCAGGTCGCGGCCGCCGCGGGCGTCTCCTCGGCGACCGTGTCCCGGGTCATGAACGGGCGGGCCACCGTCGCCCCGGACATCGCCGACCGGGTCCGCGCGGTCGCGGCCGAGCTGCGCTACCGGCCCAGCAACTCCGCCCGCAACCTGTCGCTGGGGCGCACCGGGACGGTGGCCCTCGTCGTCCCCGACATCGCCAACCCCGTCTTCCAGCAGGTCATGCGGGGAGCCGTGGACGTGGCCGAGGCCGCCGAGCACCGGGTGCTGGTCGCCGAGACCGCCGGGCGCGCCGAGCGCGAGGTCGAGATCGTGCGCGAGGCCCGCTCCCGCTGCGACGCCGTCGTCCTCGTCTCCCCGGCGGTGCCGGACCAGGAACTGCGCCGGCTCCTCGTGGAGGTCGCCCCCGTCGTCCTCGTCAACCGCACCGTGCCGGGCGCCTCGGCCCCCTCGGTCTCGGTCGACCACGGCCTCGGGCTGCACCTGCTCGTCGAGCACCTGCTCGGGCTCGGGCACCGGCACCTGGCCCACCTCGCCGGGCCGGCGACGGCGGCCGCGAGCCCCGAGCGGGAACGGACCCTGCAGGACGCCGTGCGCCGCTGGGACGACGTGCGGGTCACGACGCTGGCCGCGGGCAGCCGGCTGGCCGACGGGTACGCCGTCGCCGACGACGTCCTGGAGACGCGCGCGACGGCCGTCGTGGCGTTCAACGACCTCGTGGCCTTCGGGGTGCTGGCCCGGCTCAACGAGACCGGGGTCGCGGTGCCCGACGACCTGTCGGTCGCCGGTTTCGACGGGATCGAGCTGGGCTCGTTCGCGACCCCGGCCCTGACCACCGCCAGCGTGGACCAGGCCGACCTCGGCCGCCGGGCGATGACGCGGCTGCTCGACCTCGTCGGCGGTCGCACCGACGGCGACTTCGGCCTCGACGTCCTCGAACCGCGGCTGCTGGTCCGGTCCAGCACCGGACCGGTCCCGCCGGCCCGGCGTCCCGCGCGTCCGCCGGCGAGCCGCGCGCCCCGGGCGGCGCTCGAGCACGAACCGGCCCACTGGGTGGTGGAGGGGACCGGCGCCCGGCTGCACGCCGCGGGCACGGTCCTGGCCCGGCTCAACGACGGCTCGGCCACGCCGAAGGTGCACAGCCCCAGGCCCTTCCTGCACCCCGTGCACACCCTCGCCGGGTTCCCCGTCACCGCGTCGGGCTCGGTCCTGCACCGGCACCAGAACGGCCTCTCGCTCGCCCTGCCCGACGTGGACGGGACGAACCACTGGGGCGGGCGCACCTACGTCGACGGTCAGGGCCCCATGCTGCTCATGGACCACGGCCGGCAGGAGGTCGACGGGTTGAGCGTGGACCCCGACGGCCTCACCCTGGCCGCCCGGGTGCGCTGGACGGGCCGCGGCGGCGACGTGCAGTTCGTGGAGGACCGCCGCCTGGGCGCGCAGGTCGTCCCCGAGGACGAGACCTGGTTCCTGCACTGGCACAGCACCCTGGTCCCGGAACGGGACACCACCTTGACCAGTCCGGTCGCCCGCGGCCGGCCCGGCGCCGGGTACGGCGGGATCTTCTGGCGGCTGGCCCCGGCGGACGAGACCACCGTGTTCACCGACGCGGGCGAGGGGGAACCGCGGGTCATGGGCTCGCGGACGCCGTGGCTGGCGTTCGTGCGCCGGCACGGGCAGTCGCTGTCGAGCGTGCTGCTGGTGCAGACCACCACCGGTGACCCGCACCCCTGGTTCGCGCGCTGCTCCGACTACGTCGCCGGGGGCCCGGCGATCGCCTGGGACGCACCCCTCGTCCTGCCCGCCCATGTCCCCGTGGACCTTGGCCTGACGACCGTCGTGGTGGACCGGGGGCTGGACCGGGCCTCGGCGGCTCGGTTGGCGGACGAGGCGCTCGCCCGCCGGGCCTGA
- a CDS encoding M24 family metallopeptidase codes for MSSAVGADRPEKRRRLRELLDRTGHDAVLLTTGPTLAWYLDGTRVDVGAGAAPVLAVEADGRDDVVHCALNEVERLEAGELPPDVRVHPVPWTTPPALAAPDGLVPEESLAAELRAARARLLPAERARYRALGRTCAGVLTRALLTAEPGESENSLAARVGGLLLAEGIDVLVLLVAGQDRLGLRHPVPGPGPLGRRAVVVVCGRRHGLIADLTRWVAFDAPDARTAGATGAVLQVEADAFAACTPGRALADVLADVAAAYPRHGLAADEWTRHHQGGPTGYAGRDPRATPHVPDRVVAGGAFAWNPTAPAVKVEDTVVLDEAGIEVLTVDPHWPTVEVRGLARPAELQR; via the coding sequence GTGAGTAGCGCCGTGGGCGCCGACCGCCCGGAGAAGCGGCGACGGCTGCGCGAACTCCTCGACCGCACCGGCCACGACGCGGTCCTGCTCACGACGGGTCCCACCCTGGCGTGGTACCTCGACGGGACCCGCGTCGACGTGGGGGCCGGGGCCGCACCGGTCCTCGCCGTCGAGGCCGACGGTCGCGACGACGTCGTGCACTGCGCGCTCAACGAGGTCGAACGCCTCGAGGCCGGGGAACTGCCGCCCGACGTGCGGGTCCACCCCGTGCCCTGGACGACGCCTCCCGCGCTCGCCGCCCCGGACGGCCTCGTGCCCGAGGAGTCCCTGGCCGCGGAACTGCGCGCCGCCCGGGCCCGGCTGCTGCCCGCCGAACGGGCGCGGTACCGCGCCCTGGGCCGCACCTGCGCGGGCGTCCTCACGCGCGCCCTGCTCACCGCCGAACCGGGGGAGTCCGAGAACTCCCTGGCCGCGCGCGTCGGGGGGCTGCTGCTGGCCGAGGGGATCGACGTCCTCGTCCTGCTCGTCGCCGGTCAGGACCGGCTCGGCCTGCGCCACCCCGTGCCCGGCCCGGGGCCGCTCGGGCGCCGGGCGGTGGTCGTCGTCTGCGGGCGCCGCCACGGGCTGATCGCCGACCTCACCCGCTGGGTCGCCTTCGACGCGCCCGACGCGCGGACCGCCGGGGCCACCGGCGCGGTCCTGCAGGTCGAGGCCGACGCGTTCGCCGCCTGCACCCCCGGGCGCGCGCTCGCCGACGTGCTCGCCGACGTCGCCGCCGCCTACCCCCGGCACGGCCTGGCCGCCGACGAGTGGACCCGCCACCACCAGGGCGGGCCCACCGGGTACGCCGGACGGGACCCGCGCGCCACCCCGCACGTCCCCGACCGCGTCGTCGCCGGCGGGGCCTTCGCGTGGAACCCGACCGCCCCGGCCGTGAAGGTCGAGGACACCGTCGTCCTGGACGAGGCCGGGATCGAGGTCCTGACCGTCGACCCGCACTGGCCCACCGTCGAGGTCCGGGGTCTGGCCCGGCCCGCGGAACTCCAGCGGTGA
- a CDS encoding mandelate racemase/muconate lactonizing enzyme family protein encodes MNAVPVPRDAAPTDGLAGPGTPVVTDLDVEHLTVPLSRPWGPDVTRVHVLTTRVHASDGSTGTGFSWTPTIGAGAVLALLREDVREFAIGRPAATTWWTQAWEHLHEAGGGGVTTIALAGLDLALWDLRARAAGTSVTDLVGRRRDSQPTYGSGVNLHYPDAELLDQVRRWIGAGHTGVKIKVGRPDLREDLRRVAAVRELLGPDRALMVDANQRWDLDRATTALGALAEFDLTWVEEPLRADDTLGLVELRRRTAARIAVGENVHTWYRFRDLVAAGAADVLQPNVVRVGGITPFLRIADLVRSAGLELAPHLLPELSGQLALTLPERTWVEDVEDAGFAELGILAAPTGGRCADGEFRGGTRAGLGFEFGVAR; translated from the coding sequence GTGAACGCGGTCCCCGTCCCGCGCGACGCCGCTCCCACCGACGGCCTCGCCGGCCCCGGCACCCCGGTCGTCACCGACCTCGACGTCGAGCACCTGACCGTCCCGCTGAGCCGGCCGTGGGGCCCCGACGTCACCCGCGTCCACGTGCTGACCACCCGCGTCCACGCCTCCGACGGTTCCACGGGGACGGGTTTCAGCTGGACGCCGACCATCGGCGCCGGAGCCGTCCTGGCCCTGCTGCGCGAGGACGTGCGGGAGTTCGCGATCGGCCGGCCCGCCGCGACGACGTGGTGGACGCAGGCGTGGGAACACCTGCACGAAGCCGGTGGGGGAGGGGTCACGACGATCGCCCTGGCCGGTCTCGACCTGGCGCTGTGGGACCTGCGCGCCCGCGCGGCCGGCACCTCGGTCACCGACCTCGTCGGCCGTCGCCGCGACAGCCAGCCCACCTACGGCAGCGGCGTGAACCTGCACTACCCCGACGCCGAACTGCTCGACCAGGTCCGTCGCTGGATCGGCGCCGGCCACACCGGCGTGAAGATCAAGGTGGGCCGTCCGGACCTGCGCGAGGACCTGCGGCGGGTCGCCGCGGTGCGGGAGCTGCTCGGACCCGACCGGGCCCTCATGGTGGACGCGAACCAGCGCTGGGACCTGGACCGGGCCACCACCGCCCTCGGCGCCCTGGCCGAGTTCGACCTCACGTGGGTCGAGGAACCCCTGCGCGCCGACGACACGCTCGGCCTGGTGGAACTGCGCCGGCGGACCGCGGCCCGCATCGCCGTCGGGGAGAACGTCCACACGTGGTACCGGTTCCGCGACCTCGTCGCCGCGGGTGCCGCCGACGTGCTGCAGCCCAACGTCGTCCGCGTGGGTGGGATCACCCCCTTCCTGCGCATCGCCGACCTCGTGCGCTCGGCCGGGCTGGAACTCGCCCCGCACCTGCTGCCCGAACTGTCCGGGCAGCTCGCCCTCACCCTGCCCGAGCGGACCTGGGTCGAGGACGTCGAGGACGCCGGTTTCGCCGAACTCGGCATCCTGGCGGCGCCCACCGGCGGGCGGTGCGCGGACGGGGAGTTCCGGGGCGGCACCCGCGCCGGGCTGGGGTTCGAGTTCGGGGTCGCCCGGTGA
- a CDS encoding NAD-dependent epimerase/dehydratase family protein, producing MKILVTGGAGRLGRSVVSVLGDAGHHVVSVDRLDHPDPAVPNLRLDLLDEAAVEAAFAEQRPDAVVHLAAIAVPFSAPELQILTTNTRLAQVVVSAAVRAGATKVLAAGSPTVLGYGAPQGWVPQYLPVDEDHPTAPWNAYALSKQVVEGVVGVHARTTPGTVLGSFRPCFVVAPEEWDGAPTQQGHTVADRLRDPGLAAVSLFNYVDARDAGEFVLRWVEVADARVSGECFFVGAADALAVEPTAQAITATLPAAAAPAQNLERHQAAFSCAKAERLLGWRPRRTWRTELRGAPDLTAVAQTAQVAG from the coding sequence GTGAAGATCCTCGTCACCGGCGGTGCGGGCCGGCTCGGCCGCAGCGTCGTCAGCGTGCTCGGCGACGCCGGCCACCACGTCGTCAGCGTCGACCGGCTCGACCACCCCGACCCCGCCGTGCCGAACCTGCGGCTGGACCTGCTCGACGAGGCGGCGGTCGAGGCGGCGTTCGCCGAGCAGCGCCCGGACGCCGTCGTGCACCTGGCCGCCATCGCCGTCCCCTTCAGCGCGCCCGAGCTGCAGATCCTGACCACCAACACCCGTCTGGCCCAGGTCGTCGTGTCCGCCGCGGTGCGCGCCGGCGCCACGAAGGTGCTGGCCGCGGGCAGCCCGACCGTCCTGGGGTACGGCGCGCCGCAGGGCTGGGTCCCGCAGTACCTGCCCGTGGACGAGGACCACCCGACGGCCCCGTGGAACGCGTACGCGTTGTCCAAGCAGGTCGTCGAAGGGGTCGTGGGCGTGCACGCGCGGACCACCCCGGGAACGGTCCTCGGCAGCTTCCGCCCGTGCTTCGTCGTCGCCCCCGAGGAGTGGGACGGGGCCCCGACCCAGCAGGGGCACACGGTGGCCGACCGCCTGCGCGACCCCGGCCTGGCCGCGGTCTCGTTGTTCAACTACGTCGACGCCCGCGACGCGGGGGAGTTCGTGCTCCGCTGGGTCGAGGTGGCCGACGCCCGCGTCTCCGGGGAGTGCTTCTTCGTCGGGGCGGCCGACGCCCTCGCCGTGGAACCCACCGCGCAGGCGATCACGGCGACGCTGCCCGCCGCGGCCGCCCCCGCGCAGAACCTCGAGCGCCACCAGGCCGCCTTCTCCTGCGCCAAGGCCGAACGGCTGCTCGGCTGGCGGCCCCGGCGGACGTGGCGGACGGAACTGCGGGGGGCGCCCGACCTGACCGCGGTCGCGCAGACGGCGCAGGTCGCCGGGTGA